A part of Gambusia affinis linkage group LG19, SWU_Gaff_1.0, whole genome shotgun sequence genomic DNA contains:
- the st13 gene encoding hsc70-interacting protein — MDPRKVTELKGFVQMCESNPGILHLPEMGFFRTWLQSMGANIPPPAKKQDSCQGGCPCGPSPSAAAPPEPELPVESESEESEIEIDNEGVIEPDTDDPQEMGEFDDIEVTEEMMDQANEKKMEAINALGEGDLQKALDLFTEAIKLSPRVAILYAKRASVYIKMQKPNAAIKDCNRAISINPDSAQPYKWRGKAHRLLGHWEEAAKDLAIACKLDYDEDASALLKEVQPKANKIMEHRRKYERKREEKEIKEKQERIKKAREEHMRAQREEEARQFGGGFFPGAAGFPGGVPPGGMPGLGELFKDPELLNAMKDPEVMAAFQDVAQNPANISKYQNNPKIMALVTKLSAKFGASPQP, encoded by the exons ATGGACCCACGAAAAGTGACAGAGCTGAAGGGCTTCGTGCAGATGTGCGAGTCTAATCCGGGGATCCTGCACCTTCCGGAGATGGGATTCTTCCGCACCTGGCTGCAGAG TATGGGCGCAAATATCCCTCCTCCGGCTAAGAAACAGGACTCATGCCAG GGTGGCTGTCCGTGTGGGCCGTCCCCCTCAGCAGCGGCGCCTCCAGAGCCTGAGCTCCCTGTGGAATCTGAGAGCGAGGAGAGTGAAATAG AAATCGACAACGAAGGAGTGATAGAGCCGGACACAGATGATCCGCAGGAGATGGGAGAGTTTGACGACATCGAG GTCACAGAGGAGATGATGGACCAAGCCAACGAGAAGAAGATGGAAGCGATCAACGCCCTCGGAGAAG GCGACCTTCAGAAAGCTTTGGATCTGTTCACGGAAGCCATCAAGCTGAGCCCTCGGGTAGCCATTCTGTACGCCAAGCGGGCGAG TGTGTACATCAAAATGCAGAAACCCAACGCAGCCATCAAAGACTGCAACAGAGCCATCAGCATCAACCCAGACTCTGCACAGCCGTACAAGTGGAGGGGCAAAGCTCACAG GCTGCTTGGTCACTGGGAGGAGGCAGCCAAAGACCTGGCCATAGCCTGTAAGCTGGACTACGACGAGGACGCCAGCGCGCTGCTAAAGGAAGTGCAGCCAAAG GCTAATAAAATCATGGAGCACAGACGCAAATATGAGCGGAAGAGGGAAGAGAAGGAGATCAAAGAGAAGCAAGAGCGCATAAAGAAAGCCCGAGAGGAGCACATGCGCGCACAGAGG GAAGAGGAAGCCCGGCAGTTTGGAGGTGGATTCTTCCCGG GAGCTGCTGGCTTCCCGGGCGGAGTGCCCCCTGGTGGTATGCCCGGTCTGGGTGAACTCTTCAAGGATCCTGAGCTGCTCAACGCCATGAAG GACCCTGAGGTCATGGCTGCATTCCAGGATGTGGCGCAGAACCCGGCCAACATCTCCAAGTATCAAAACAACCCCAAAATCATGGCCCTGGTCACCAAGCTGAGTGCCAAGTTCGGAGCCTCCCCACAACCGTAA
- the xpnpep3 gene encoding xaa-Pro aminopeptidase 3 — protein sequence MLSPACSFTRSAVRLRPRRTRAGACAWCRHISVKPGDLKPKTVPPRYLGQPSPFTHPHLVKHGEVTPGLTQTEFELRRQKLALLIEAHADKLGPSASSGNHVAIVLSHPISYMTNDIPYPFHQNQDFLYLTGFLEPDSALVLYGRARPDQAILFVPRRDPGRELWDGPRAGRDGAAALTGIERVHSTEELGLVLKSLKGTQLWYSTSQPAHPRLHQTHVLPSLEAGPAPRSLRPLIHSLRAIKSPAEVSLMREAGRITAQAFRRTMALSQGDVDESVLFAKFDFENRIHGANFLAYPPVVAGGNRANTLHYINNNQIVKDGEMVLLDGGCEYFGYVSDITRTWPVNGQFSAAQAELYEAVLEVQRSCLSLCSPGVSLDHIYSTMLALLGRQLRRLGILRAGTSDADALQAARRFCPHHVGHYLGMDVHDTPDLSRSQPLQPGMVITIEPGLYICEDNDQAPEHFRGLGVRIEDDVVIREKGGPLILSSGAPKTVAEVEKACGMG from the exons ATGTTGTCCCCTGCCTGCAGCTTCACGCGGTCTGCCGTCAGGCTGCGGCCGCGGCGGACCCGAGCTGGAG CTTGTGCATGGTGCCGCCATATTTCTGTGAAACCTGGAGATCTGAAACCAAAGACTGTCCCACCTCGGTACCTCGGCCAGCCCAGTCCTTTCACTCACCCTCACCTCGTCAAACACG GTGAAGTGACCCCAGGCTTAACCCAGACAGAGTTCGAGCTCCGCAGGCAGAAGCTGGCCCTGCTCATCGAGGCCCACGCAGACAAGCTGGGACCTTCCGCCTCGTCTGGGAACCACGTGGCCATCGTTTTATCCCATCCGATAAGCTACATGACCAACGACATCCCTTACCCCTTCCACCAGAACCAG GATTTCCTCTACCTCACCGGCTTCTTGGAACCCGACAGTGCCTTGGTTCTTTACGGGAGGGCTCGACCGGACCAGGCCATCTTGTTTGTCCCTCGCAGAGACCCGGGGAGGGAACTGTGGGACGGTCCGCGGGCGGGAAGGGACGGGGCAGCCGCTTTGACGGGCATAGAAAGAGTTCACAGTACAGAGGAGCTGGGTCTAGTTTTAAAGAGCCTTAAAG GCACCCAGCTCTGGTACAGCACCTCTCAGCCTGCCCACCCTCGGCTCCACCAGACTCATGTTCTCCCCTCGCTGGAAGCAGGTCCCGCCCCTCGTTCGCTCAGACCCCTCATTCACTCTCTCCGGGCCATCAAGAGCCCCGCAGAGGTATCACTTATGCGAGAGGCGGGTCGGATCACAGCGCAG GCATTTAGGAGGACGATGGCGTTGTCACAAGGAGATGTCGACGAGTCGGTGCTGTTCGCTAAG tttgaTTTCGAGAACCGGATCCACGGTGCCAACTTCCTGGCCTACCCCCCTGTGGTCGCCGGAGGAAATCGAGCAAACACTCTGCACTACATAAACAACAACCAGATCGTCAAG GACGGCGAAATGGTTCTTCTCGACGGAGGCTGCGAGTACTTTGGTTACGTCAGTGACATCACCCGGACGTGGCCGGTGAACGGGCA ATTCAGCGCCGCCCAGGCCGAGCTGTACGAGGCCGTCCTGGAGGTGCAGCGCTCCTGTTTGTCCCTCTGCTCCCCCGGCGTCAGTCTGGACCACATCTACAGCACCATGCTGGCTCTGCTGGGACGCCAGCTGAGGCGCCTCGGGATCCTGAGGGCCGGCACCAGTGACGCTGACGCGCTGCAG GCTGCGAGGAGGTTCTGCCCCCACCATGTTGGCCATTATCTGGGCATGGACGTCCATGACACCCCCGACTTGTCCCGCTCACAGCCTCTCCAGCCCGGGATGGTCATCACTATAGAACCAG GGCTGTACATCTGTGAAGACAACGACCAGGCGCCGGAGCATTTCCGCGGCCTCGGTGTCAGGATCGAGGACGACGTGGTGATCCGGGAGAAGGGAGGACCTCTGATTTTGTCCAGTGGCGCTCCAAAGACTGTGGCTGAAGTAGAGAAGGCCTGTGGAATGGGATAG